The following proteins are co-located in the Clavibacter capsici genome:
- a CDS encoding glycoside hydrolase family 26 protein, whose product MQHHPRPIRLATTLLLGAALTAGIITVASPASAATTGTASTVAGAAPAVSDARLRFGVATPGGLTAGGELDQVAAQVGESPSIVLSYADFPQAPPIPALDSVAARGAETLLTWEPWKAGAGTDQPAYSNASIAAGDHDAHLRQWGSELAAWGGPVFLRYAHEMNGDWYPWAEGVNGNAPGSYAAAWRHVHDVVVGQGASNVRWAWTPNVPYTGSTPLAGLYPGDAYVDVVGLDGYNWGTGVAGHAWVSPSDLFAPGLERLRAVAPGKPIIIAETASSEIGGSKADWDRDLVAFLQAQPDVVAFVWFDMDKEADWRIGSSASSATAVRDALAARRV is encoded by the coding sequence ATGCAGCACCACCCCCGCCCCATCCGCCTCGCGACCACCCTCCTCCTGGGCGCCGCCCTCACCGCCGGGATCATCACCGTGGCATCTCCCGCCAGCGCCGCGACCACCGGCACGGCCTCCACCGTCGCGGGCGCCGCCCCGGCCGTCTCCGACGCCCGGCTCCGCTTCGGCGTCGCGACGCCCGGCGGGCTGACCGCGGGCGGCGAGCTCGACCAGGTCGCCGCGCAGGTCGGCGAGAGCCCGAGCATCGTGCTCTCCTACGCCGACTTCCCGCAGGCGCCGCCCATCCCGGCCCTCGACTCCGTCGCCGCCCGCGGCGCCGAGACGCTGCTCACCTGGGAGCCGTGGAAGGCGGGCGCCGGCACCGACCAGCCCGCGTACTCCAACGCGAGCATCGCCGCGGGCGACCACGACGCGCACCTCCGCCAGTGGGGATCCGAGCTGGCCGCGTGGGGCGGTCCGGTCTTCCTCCGCTACGCGCACGAGATGAACGGCGACTGGTACCCGTGGGCCGAGGGCGTGAACGGCAACGCGCCGGGCTCCTACGCGGCCGCCTGGCGTCACGTGCACGACGTGGTCGTGGGCCAGGGCGCCAGCAACGTGCGCTGGGCGTGGACGCCGAACGTGCCCTACACCGGATCCACCCCGCTCGCGGGCCTCTACCCGGGCGACGCGTACGTCGACGTCGTCGGGCTCGACGGCTACAACTGGGGCACCGGCGTCGCCGGCCATGCCTGGGTGTCGCCCTCCGACCTCTTCGCCCCCGGGCTCGAGCGGCTGCGCGCCGTCGCGCCGGGCAAGCCGATCATCATCGCGGAGACCGCGTCGTCCGAGATCGGCGGATCCAAGGCCGACTGGGACCGCGACCTCGTCGCGTTCCTGCAGGCCCAGCCCGACGTCGTCGCCTTCGTCTGGTTCGACATGGACAAGGAGGCGGACTGGCGCATCGGCAGCTCCGCGTCGTCCGCCACCGCCGTCCGCGACGCGCTCGCCGCCCGTCGCGTCTGA
- a CDS encoding glycosyltransferase family 9 protein — MPVVAPLHERFPDVRSIAVLRGGGLGDLVFALPAMAALRAAYPGARITLLGTPLHRALLGGRPGGPDEIEVLPVAHGVRDVPGTDPDPDEIEAFAARMRERRFDLAVQVHGGGRNSNPFLLRLGARHTVGTATDDAERLERVIPYVYYQHEVLRGLEVAGLAGAPVADLEPVVEVTDAERAAAAGRVTGAPGGLVVIHPGATDPRRRWPVESFAEVARRAAADDAQVVVVGDATDAADADRIVALGREGLPAERAERITSLADSLTLGELAGLFTHADVVLGNDSGPRHLAQAVGARTVGVFWFGNVVNAAAFGRTRHRIHIGWTTRCPVCGVDVTQVGWTAERCAHDPSHVAEVRVDDVHADVEQLRRASLGERVSA, encoded by the coding sequence GTGCCCGTCGTCGCCCCGCTCCACGAGAGATTCCCCGACGTCCGCTCCATCGCCGTGCTGCGCGGCGGTGGGCTCGGCGACCTGGTCTTCGCGCTGCCCGCGATGGCGGCGCTGCGGGCCGCGTACCCGGGCGCCCGGATCACGCTGCTCGGCACGCCCCTGCACCGCGCGCTCCTCGGCGGGCGGCCCGGCGGGCCCGACGAGATCGAGGTGCTGCCGGTGGCGCACGGCGTGCGGGACGTGCCGGGCACGGATCCCGACCCCGACGAGATCGAGGCCTTCGCCGCCCGCATGCGCGAGCGCCGCTTCGACCTCGCCGTGCAGGTGCACGGCGGCGGCCGCAACTCCAACCCGTTCCTGCTGCGGCTCGGCGCGCGGCACACCGTGGGCACCGCGACCGACGACGCCGAGCGGCTCGAGCGCGTGATCCCCTACGTCTACTACCAGCACGAGGTGCTGCGCGGGCTCGAGGTCGCGGGGCTCGCGGGCGCGCCCGTCGCGGACCTGGAGCCGGTCGTCGAGGTGACCGACGCGGAGCGCGCCGCGGCGGCCGGGCGCGTGACGGGCGCGCCGGGCGGGCTCGTTGTGATCCACCCGGGCGCCACCGACCCGCGCCGCCGCTGGCCGGTCGAGTCGTTCGCGGAGGTCGCGCGTCGGGCCGCCGCGGACGACGCGCAGGTGGTCGTCGTGGGCGACGCGACGGACGCGGCCGACGCGGACCGCATCGTCGCGCTGGGTCGCGAGGGGCTCCCGGCGGAGCGGGCCGAGCGGATCACCTCGCTCGCCGACTCCTTGACGCTCGGCGAGCTCGCCGGCCTCTTCACCCACGCCGACGTCGTGCTCGGCAACGACAGCGGCCCGCGCCACCTCGCGCAGGCCGTCGGCGCGCGCACGGTCGGCGTCTTCTGGTTCGGCAACGTCGTGAACGCGGCGGCGTTCGGGCGCACGCGGCACCGGATCCACATCGGCTGGACCACGCGCTGCCCCGTCTGCGGCGTCGACGTGACCCAGGTCGGCTGGACCGCGGAGCGCTGCGCGCACGACCCGTCCCACGTCGCCGAGGTGCGCGTCGACGACGTGCACGCGGACGTCGAGCAGCTGCGGCGGGCGTCGCTCGGGGAGCGCGTCTCCGCCTGA
- a CDS encoding glycosyltransferase yields the protein MRIAMISEHASPLATLGGVDAGGQNVHVAALSAALADEGHTVTVYTRRDDASLPARVAFAPGVEVVHLDAGPARAVPKDELLPHMGELADGLLADWRTNRPDVVHSHFWMSGVAALDAAARLASSPVGAAAAPPVLHTFHALGSVKRRHLGAEDTSPAERAELEPGVGRRADAVVATCSDEAAELVRAGVDAARITVIPCGVDIEHFTPRSYADTDADTDAGSGAPMRVMVVGRLVPRKGVDLAITALGILADRGQRDVELVIVGGSGDAAGATEDAEARRLMDAARAAGVADRVRLHGRVSQADMPAVMRSADVVVCAPWYEPFGIVPLEAMASGVPVVASAVGGLTDSVVDGVTGILVPPRDPAAIADALGMLLADPARRRALGRAGRDRMEHGYSWATVAARTADAYRSAIQSAAIDDLPDDPTVVDAHLDALGPVLDALRTHAPRLTAWGNEMADRLSHGARLIAAGNGGSAAEAQHLTSELVGRFDGDRRPFSAIALHSESSAVTAIGNDYGFDEVFARQVHAHARSGDIVVLLSTSGRSANLLRAAAAARAAGATTWAMTGPGPNPLVEACDESIALDGPSANVQEAQLVAVHAICRSFESRLQANDRAAARASATASPGSAASVPVTVAPATTTTAPAEVPA from the coding sequence ATGAGGATCGCGATGATCTCGGAGCACGCCAGCCCGCTGGCGACGCTCGGCGGCGTGGACGCCGGCGGCCAGAACGTGCACGTCGCCGCGCTGTCGGCCGCGCTCGCGGACGAGGGCCACACCGTCACCGTCTACACGCGCCGCGACGACGCGTCGCTGCCCGCCCGGGTCGCCTTCGCGCCCGGCGTGGAGGTCGTGCACCTCGACGCCGGACCCGCGCGCGCCGTGCCCAAGGACGAGCTGCTGCCGCACATGGGCGAGCTCGCCGACGGCCTCCTCGCCGACTGGCGCACCAACCGGCCCGACGTCGTGCACAGCCACTTCTGGATGTCGGGCGTCGCGGCCCTCGACGCCGCCGCCCGCCTCGCGTCCTCCCCGGTCGGCGCCGCCGCGGCCCCGCCCGTGCTGCACACCTTCCACGCGCTCGGATCCGTGAAGCGCCGCCACCTCGGCGCCGAGGACACGAGCCCCGCCGAGCGCGCCGAGCTGGAGCCCGGCGTGGGCCGCCGCGCCGACGCCGTCGTCGCGACCTGCTCCGACGAGGCCGCGGAGCTCGTGCGCGCGGGCGTCGACGCGGCCCGCATCACCGTGATCCCCTGCGGCGTCGACATCGAGCACTTCACGCCGCGTTCGTACGCGGACACGGACGCCGACACGGACGCCGGCTCCGGCGCCCCGATGCGCGTCATGGTCGTCGGCCGCCTGGTGCCGCGCAAGGGCGTGGACCTCGCGATCACGGCCCTCGGGATCCTCGCCGACCGCGGCCAGCGGGACGTCGAGCTCGTGATCGTCGGCGGATCCGGCGACGCCGCGGGCGCCACCGAGGACGCCGAGGCCCGCCGCCTGATGGACGCCGCCCGCGCCGCCGGGGTCGCCGACCGCGTGCGCCTGCACGGCCGCGTCTCCCAGGCCGACATGCCCGCCGTGATGCGCTCGGCCGACGTCGTGGTGTGCGCGCCCTGGTACGAGCCGTTCGGCATCGTGCCGCTCGAGGCGATGGCCTCCGGCGTGCCCGTCGTCGCGTCGGCCGTGGGCGGCCTCACCGACAGCGTGGTCGACGGCGTGACGGGGATCCTCGTCCCGCCGCGCGACCCCGCCGCCATCGCGGACGCCCTCGGGATGCTCCTCGCGGATCCCGCCCGCCGCCGCGCGCTCGGCCGCGCCGGCCGCGACCGCATGGAGCACGGCTACTCGTGGGCCACCGTCGCGGCCCGCACAGCAGACGCCTACCGCTCCGCGATCCAGTCCGCCGCGATCGACGACCTCCCCGACGACCCGACCGTGGTCGACGCGCACCTCGACGCGCTCGGCCCGGTGCTCGACGCCCTCCGCACGCACGCGCCGCGCCTCACCGCGTGGGGCAACGAGATGGCCGACCGCCTCAGCCACGGCGCGCGCCTCATCGCGGCGGGCAACGGCGGATCCGCGGCCGAGGCCCAGCACCTCACGAGCGAGCTGGTGGGCCGGTTCGACGGCGACCGCCGCCCGTTCTCCGCCATCGCGCTGCACTCGGAGTCGTCCGCGGTCACCGCGATCGGCAACGACTACGGCTTCGACGAGGTCTTCGCCCGGCAGGTGCACGCGCATGCGCGATCGGGCGACATCGTCGTGCTGCTCTCCACGAGCGGACGCAGCGCCAACCTGCTCCGGGCCGCCGCTGCCGCGCGCGCCGCCGGCGCCACGACCTGGGCGATGACGGGACCCGGCCCGAACCCGCTGGTGGAGGCGTGCGACGAGTCCATCGCCCTCGACGGGCCGTCGGCCAACGTGCAGGAGGCGCAGCTCGTCGCCGTGCACGCGATCTGCCGCTCCTTCGAGAGCAGGTTGCAGGCGAACGACCGGGCCGCCGCGCGCGCGTCGGCGACGGCATCGCCCGGATCCGCCGCCTCCGTCCCCGTGACGGTCGCGCCCGCGACCACCACGACCGCTCCCGCGGAGGTGCCGGCATGA
- a CDS encoding glycoside hydrolase family 26 protein yields the protein MPTRRRLKCAVVNAVAPAVVTATVLAAPAAGARAASAQAVPAAPAAIVLSVASGPVGTAVTVTGTGFPAKKAAVVAAGSAAKRITTTATGRFTTAITIPRTSLSTVRITATAGTRSAAAPFTVTAAKSNGSARLGAPAPAPTTAPAPTPAPAPTSAPTSTAAPAPTTSSPEPAASAAPAISSARLRLGLSTPGGPTANGELDAASSTLGESPSIVMSHVDFTHPAPIAGIQSVAARGADSLITWEPWQGGAGVDQPAYANARIIAGDQDAYIRSWGADLAKYGKPVYLRFAHEMNGNWYPWSDGVNGNAPGSYVQAWKHVHDLVAAQGATNVKWVWSPNVPYPGSTDLASLYPGADSVDVVALDGYNWGSAPGQRWTEPAALFGPGIDRLRAIAPGKPLIVGEVASSEDGGSKSAWNLDLVSYLQAQPDVLGFVWFDFRKEEDWRIDSSATSAASLRDALALRRG from the coding sequence ATGCCCACTCGTCGCCGCCTGAAATGCGCAGTCGTGAACGCCGTCGCCCCTGCGGTCGTCACCGCCACCGTCCTCGCCGCACCCGCGGCCGGCGCGCGCGCCGCCTCGGCGCAGGCCGTGCCCGCGGCGCCCGCGGCGATCGTCCTCTCCGTCGCCTCCGGACCGGTCGGCACGGCCGTGACCGTCACCGGCACGGGCTTCCCCGCGAAGAAGGCCGCGGTCGTCGCCGCCGGATCCGCCGCGAAGCGCATCACGACCACCGCGACCGGGCGCTTCACCACCGCGATCACGATCCCCCGCACCTCGCTCTCCACCGTCCGCATCACCGCGACGGCCGGCACCCGCTCGGCCGCGGCGCCGTTCACCGTCACCGCGGCGAAGTCGAACGGATCCGCGCGCCTGGGCGCGCCCGCACCGGCCCCCACGACGGCACCGGCCCCGACACCGGCCCCCGCTCCCACGAGCGCGCCCACGTCCACCGCCGCTCCGGCCCCCACGACCTCCTCGCCCGAGCCCGCCGCATCCGCCGCTCCCGCCATCAGCTCCGCCCGCCTCCGCCTCGGCCTCTCGACCCCCGGCGGCCCGACCGCGAACGGGGAGCTCGACGCCGCGTCGTCGACCCTCGGCGAGAGCCCCTCCATCGTCATGAGCCACGTCGACTTCACGCACCCGGCGCCCATCGCGGGGATCCAGAGCGTCGCCGCGCGCGGCGCCGACAGCCTCATCACCTGGGAGCCGTGGCAGGGCGGCGCGGGCGTCGACCAGCCCGCCTACGCCAACGCGCGCATCATCGCGGGCGACCAGGACGCCTACATCCGCTCGTGGGGCGCCGACCTCGCGAAGTACGGCAAGCCCGTCTACCTCCGCTTCGCCCACGAGATGAACGGCAACTGGTACCCGTGGTCGGACGGCGTCAACGGCAACGCGCCCGGCTCCTACGTCCAGGCGTGGAAGCACGTGCACGACCTCGTCGCCGCCCAGGGCGCGACCAACGTGAAGTGGGTGTGGAGCCCGAACGTGCCCTACCCGGGATCCACCGACCTCGCCTCCCTCTACCCCGGCGCCGACTCCGTCGACGTCGTGGCGCTCGACGGCTACAACTGGGGATCCGCGCCCGGCCAGCGGTGGACCGAGCCCGCCGCCCTGTTCGGCCCCGGCATCGACCGGCTCCGTGCGATCGCGCCCGGCAAGCCGCTCATCGTGGGCGAGGTCGCGTCGAGCGAGGACGGCGGATCCAAGTCCGCCTGGAACCTGGACCTCGTCTCGTACCTGCAGGCGCAGCCCGACGTGCTCGGCTTCGTCTGGTTCGACTTCCGGAAGGAGGAGGACTGGCGGATCGACAGCTCGGCCACCTCCGCCGCCTCCCTCCGCGACGCGCTCGCCCTCCGGCGGGGCTGA
- a CDS encoding SDR family oxidoreductase — protein MTDSPRPSTGRVLITGGASGLGAAVAQAVLAAGGEPIVLDLDTSSVTGMEAHRIDVSDTRATEALVTEIAQKHGGLDAVVTAAGIDRCGRLVDVAPTEWEKVIGVNLMGTVAVVRAALPFLTESHGRVVTVASSLAIKAVSDATAYCASKFGVLGFTRALAAETKGEVGVTTLIPSGMKTHFFDDRDPKYKPGSDANLNDPAAVADSVMFILGQPRGCEIRELVITHELEDSWP, from the coding sequence ATGACCGACTCCCCCCGCCCCAGCACCGGCCGCGTCCTCATCACCGGAGGCGCGTCCGGGCTCGGCGCCGCGGTCGCGCAGGCGGTCCTCGCGGCCGGCGGCGAGCCCATCGTGCTCGACCTCGACACCTCGAGCGTCACCGGCATGGAGGCGCACCGCATCGACGTCTCCGACACCCGCGCCACCGAGGCGCTCGTCACCGAGATCGCGCAGAAGCACGGCGGGCTGGATGCCGTCGTCACCGCCGCGGGCATCGACCGCTGCGGCCGCCTCGTCGACGTCGCCCCCACCGAGTGGGAGAAGGTCATCGGCGTGAACCTCATGGGCACGGTCGCCGTCGTCCGCGCGGCGCTGCCGTTCCTCACCGAGTCGCACGGCCGCGTCGTGACCGTCGCGTCGTCGCTCGCCATCAAGGCCGTCTCCGACGCGACCGCCTACTGCGCCTCCAAGTTCGGCGTGCTCGGCTTCACGCGTGCCCTCGCCGCCGAGACGAAGGGCGAGGTCGGCGTGACCACGCTGATCCCCTCGGGCATGAAGACGCACTTCTTCGACGACCGCGACCCGAAGTACAAGCCCGGCTCCGACGCGAACCTCAACGACCCGGCCGCCGTCGCCGACTCGGTGATGTTCATCCTCGGCCAGCCCCGCGGCTGCGAGATCCGCGAGCTCGTCATCACCCACGAGCTCGAGGACAGCTGGCCGTGA
- a CDS encoding PfkB family carbohydrate kinase, with protein MRIVVVGDVLLDVDMTGAAHRLSPDAPVPVIEVEESLPRAGGAGLVATMLARDGHDVRLVTVLSDDHHSATLRACLDRIEVVAGPSGAPTPVKTRVRADGHAIARIDEGCAPPPTPVATDAMLDAIATADAIVVADYGRGVTRDPRLRAALDARAADVPLVWDPHPAGEPPVPNTTLATPNLAEARAFSGLAGRDVAAAADAARLLQERWGVGTVAVTMSERGALLVSAPSGGSPSMPVIVPAPLVATGDPCGAGDRLAATALAALAGGSAVDDAMRDAVASAAEYVDAGGVATLTGPPAARPIGGHAASALQVVRATRAAGGTVVATGGCFDLVHAGHARTLAAARALGDCLVVLLNSDDSVRRLKGPERPIMTEEDRVDLLMSLGVVDAVVLFSEDTPEEALRSIKPDLWVKGGDYRAEDLPESAVIAEWGGQAVTVPYHPGRSTTKLAGALARVG; from the coding sequence ATGAGGATCGTCGTGGTCGGCGACGTCCTGCTCGACGTCGACATGACCGGAGCCGCGCACCGCCTCAGCCCCGACGCGCCCGTGCCCGTCATCGAGGTCGAGGAGTCGCTGCCCCGCGCGGGCGGCGCCGGCCTCGTCGCGACGATGCTCGCGCGCGACGGCCACGACGTGCGCCTCGTCACCGTGCTCTCCGACGACCATCACTCCGCGACCCTCCGCGCGTGCCTCGACCGGATCGAGGTCGTCGCCGGCCCGTCCGGCGCACCCACGCCCGTGAAGACCCGCGTCCGCGCCGACGGCCACGCCATCGCCCGCATCGACGAGGGCTGCGCGCCGCCGCCCACGCCCGTCGCGACCGACGCGATGCTCGACGCGATCGCCACGGCCGACGCCATCGTCGTCGCCGACTACGGCCGCGGCGTCACGCGCGACCCGCGCCTCCGCGCCGCCCTCGACGCGCGCGCCGCCGACGTGCCGCTCGTGTGGGATCCGCACCCCGCGGGCGAGCCGCCCGTCCCGAACACGACGCTCGCCACCCCGAACCTCGCCGAGGCGCGCGCGTTCTCCGGGCTAGCCGGCCGCGACGTCGCCGCGGCCGCCGACGCCGCCCGCCTCCTCCAGGAGCGGTGGGGCGTGGGCACGGTCGCCGTCACGATGAGCGAGCGCGGCGCGCTGCTCGTCTCGGCGCCGTCGGGTGGATCCCCGTCCATGCCCGTCATCGTCCCCGCCCCGCTCGTCGCGACCGGCGACCCGTGCGGCGCCGGCGACCGCCTCGCCGCCACGGCACTCGCGGCCCTCGCCGGCGGATCCGCGGTGGACGACGCCATGCGCGACGCCGTCGCCTCCGCCGCCGAGTACGTGGACGCGGGCGGCGTCGCCACCCTCACGGGTCCGCCCGCCGCGCGCCCCATCGGCGGGCACGCGGCGAGCGCCCTCCAGGTGGTCCGCGCGACCCGGGCCGCCGGCGGCACCGTCGTCGCGACCGGCGGCTGCTTCGACCTCGTGCACGCCGGCCACGCCCGCACGCTGGCCGCGGCCCGCGCGCTCGGCGACTGCCTCGTCGTGCTCCTCAACTCGGACGACTCGGTGCGCCGCCTCAAGGGACCCGAGCGCCCGATCATGACCGAGGAGGACCGCGTCGACCTCCTCATGTCGCTCGGCGTGGTGGACGCGGTCGTGCTCTTCTCCGAGGACACCCCCGAGGAGGCGCTCCGCTCCATCAAGCCCGACCTCTGGGTCAAGGGCGGCGACTACCGCGCCGAGGACCTCCCCGAGTCGGCGGTCATCGCCGAGTGGGGCGGCCAGGCCGTGACCGTCCCGTACCACCCCGGCCGCTCGACCACGAAGCTCGCGGGCGCCCTCGCCCGCGTCGGCTGA
- a CDS encoding alpha/beta hydrolase, which translates to MTRAHRRRETALALAAVLVGLVILPAPPGSGVEGGFAQLDRYAALTPVQAERMIAAHPALELQVMDASPERVVTWWAAKDRKRQRTLIRTSPELIGNLDGVDYASRDAANRRQLHAEIRTERAAVAARPDDADARNRLTALTAIRAALHPKPRAGAGAQPRRTLVSLSHRDPPLAAIAVGDLDTARQVTFTVPGMGTYTDDMQLWTETAQNVYDAQASVGAPAAHAVVAWIGYRTPPPGVDATLGDYAERGAPLLASELAGLRAARAGGDLSTVSVIAHSYGSTMAADALAARDLGVDAFVMLGSAGIEDGIDDARDLHARHVYAGEAADDDEAAWGRLSRQDPRAPGFGATVIQVDGDPARGLLPVTGHAPVLHSPWNDDPDSRAWTTIRDKAERAAEFRAHEKTYGYLDAGTESLLNASIATTPHATSPLVTAG; encoded by the coding sequence GTGACCCGAGCCCACCGGCGGCGCGAGACCGCGCTCGCGCTGGCCGCCGTGCTCGTCGGCCTCGTGATCCTGCCCGCCCCGCCCGGCTCCGGCGTCGAGGGCGGGTTCGCCCAGCTCGACCGCTACGCCGCCCTCACCCCGGTGCAGGCCGAGCGCATGATCGCCGCCCATCCCGCCCTCGAGCTGCAGGTGATGGACGCGTCGCCCGAGCGCGTCGTCACCTGGTGGGCGGCCAAGGACCGGAAGCGCCAGCGCACGCTGATCCGCACCTCGCCCGAGCTCATCGGCAACCTCGACGGGGTGGACTACGCGTCGCGCGACGCCGCCAACCGGCGCCAGCTGCACGCGGAGATCCGCACCGAGCGGGCCGCGGTCGCCGCGCGCCCCGACGACGCGGATGCGCGGAACCGCCTCACCGCCCTCACCGCGATCCGCGCCGCCCTGCACCCGAAGCCGCGCGCGGGCGCCGGCGCCCAGCCGAGGCGGACGCTCGTGTCGCTCAGCCACCGGGATCCGCCGCTCGCCGCCATCGCCGTGGGCGACCTCGACACCGCGCGCCAGGTGACGTTCACGGTGCCCGGCATGGGCACCTACACGGACGACATGCAGCTCTGGACCGAGACCGCGCAGAACGTCTACGACGCGCAGGCGTCGGTCGGCGCGCCGGCCGCGCACGCCGTGGTCGCGTGGATCGGCTACCGCACGCCGCCGCCCGGCGTGGACGCGACCCTCGGCGACTACGCGGAGCGCGGCGCCCCGCTGCTGGCCAGCGAGCTCGCCGGCCTCCGGGCGGCTCGGGCGGGCGGCGACCTCTCGACGGTCAGCGTCATCGCGCACTCGTACGGATCCACCATGGCCGCCGACGCCCTCGCGGCCCGCGACCTCGGGGTCGACGCGTTCGTCATGCTCGGCTCGGCCGGCATCGAGGACGGCATCGACGACGCCCGCGACCTGCACGCCCGGCACGTCTACGCGGGCGAGGCGGCCGACGACGACGAGGCCGCGTGGGGGCGGCTCTCCCGGCAGGATCCGCGCGCGCCCGGCTTCGGCGCCACCGTGATCCAGGTGGACGGCGATCCCGCGCGCGGCCTCCTGCCCGTCACCGGCCACGCGCCCGTGCTGCACTCCCCCTGGAACGACGACCCGGACTCGCGCGCCTGGACGACCATCCGCGACAAGGCCGAGCGCGCCGCCGAGTTCCGGGCGCACGAGAAGACCTACGGCTACCTCGACGCGGGCACCGAGTCGCTGCTCAACGCGTCGATCGCGACGACGCCGCACGCGACGTCCCCGCTCGTCACCGCCGGCTGA